A genome region from Oenanthe melanoleuca isolate GR-GAL-2019-014 chromosome 14, OMel1.0, whole genome shotgun sequence includes the following:
- the WIPI2 gene encoding WD repeat domain phosphoinositide-interacting protein 2 isoform X1 produces MNLAGQSGDAGSGHLLFANFNQDNTSLAVGSKSGYKFFSLSSVDKLEQIYECTDTEDVCIVERLFSSSLVAIVSLKAPRKLKVCHFKKGTEICNYSYSNTILAVKLNRQRLIVCLEESLYIHNIRDMKVLHTIRETPPNPAGLCALSINNDNCYLAYPGSATIGEVQVFDTINLRAANMIPAHDSPLAALAFDASGTKLATASEKGTVIRVFSIPEGQKLFEFRRGVKRCVSICSLAFSMDGMFLSASSNTETVHIFKLETVKEKPQEEPTTWTGYFGKVLMASTSYLPSQVTEMFNQGRAFATVRLPFCGHKNICALATIQKIPRLLVGAADGYLYMYNLDPQEGGECTLMKQHKLDGSMEPANEILESASHDRPLVAQTYSAAVTKGTYVPSSPTRHAYTDDLGAVGGACLEDETNSLRLDEDSEHPPMILRTD; encoded by the exons ATCCCTTGCAGTTGGCAGTAAATCAGGCTACaaattcttctctctctcttctgtgGACAAATTAGAGCAGATCTATGAATGCA CTGACACAGAAGATGTGTGCATTGTGGAGAGGCTCTTCTCCAGTAGTCTGGTGGCCATAGTTAGCCTTAAAGCTCCACGCAAGCTGAAAGTTTGTCACTTCAAGAAGGGGACAGAGATTTGCAACTACAGTTACTCCAACACCATCTTGGCTGTCAAACTCAACAGACAG AGGCTGATAGTATGTCTGGAAGAGTCTCTGTATATACACAACATACGAGACATGAAGGTATTACATACAATCAGGGAGACACCTCCCAATCCTGCAG GGTTGTGTGCTTTGTCAATAAACAATGATAATTGCTACCTGGCCTATCCAGGAAGTGCAACTATTGGAGAAGTACAAGTCTTTGACACCATCAATCTG agagctgccaaTATGATCCCAGCTCATGATAGTCCCTTGGCTGCTTTGGCATTTGATGCAAGTGGTACTAAACTTGCCACAGCCTCAGAAAAG GGCACAGTAATAAGAGTGTTTTCCATTCCAGAGGGACAGAAACTCTTTGAATTCCGAAGGGGAGTGAAGAG GTGTGTGAGCATCTGTTCATTGGCTTTCAGCATGGATGGCATGTTTCTGTCTGCATCCAGTAACACGGAGACGGTGCATATCTTCAAACTTGAGACTGTGAAAGAAAA ACCTCAGGAAGAGCCTACAACCTGGACAGGTTACTTTGGAAAAGTGCTGATGGCCTCAACGAGCTACCTGCCCTCTCAAGTAACAGAGATGTTCAACCAGGGCAGAGCCTTTGCTACAGTCCGTCTGCCCTTCTGTGGGCACAAAAACATCTGTGCACTTGCCAC AATCCAGAAGATCCCCCGTTtgctggtgggagctgctgATGGGTATCTCTACATGTACAACTTAGACCCCCAGGAAGGAGGCGAGTGCACACTAATGAAGCAGCACAA GCTCGATGGCAGCATGGAGCCCGCCAACGAAATCCTGGAGTCTGCGTCCCACGACCGGCCGTTGGTAGCGCAGACGTACAGCGCTGCTGTGACTAAAGGTACATATGTGCCTTCCTCACCCACCAGGCATG CCTATACAGATGacctgggtgctgtgggtggAGCTTGCCTGGAAGATGAAACCAACTCACTTAGATTGGATGAAGACAGTGAGCATCCTCCCATGATCCTTCGGACAGACTAA
- the WIPI2 gene encoding WD repeat domain phosphoinositide-interacting protein 2 isoform X2 produces the protein MNLAGQSGDAGSGHLLFANFNQDNTSLAVGSKSGYKFFSLSSVDKLEQIYECTDTEDVCIVERLFSSSLVAIVSLKAPRKLKVCHFKKGTEICNYSYSNTILAVKLNRQRLIVCLEESLYIHNIRDMKVLHTIRETPPNPAGLCALSINNDNCYLAYPGSATIGEVQVFDTINLRAANMIPAHDSPLAALAFDASGTKLATASEKGTVIRVFSIPEGQKLFEFRRGVKRCVSICSLAFSMDGMFLSASSNTETVHIFKLETVKEKPQEEPTTWTGYFGKVLMASTSYLPSQVTEMFNQGRAFATVRLPFCGHKNICALATIQKIPRLLVGAADGYLYMYNLDPQEGGECTLMKQHKLDGSMEPANEILESASHDRPLVAQTYSAAVTKAYTDDLGAVGGACLEDETNSLRLDEDSEHPPMILRTD, from the exons ATCCCTTGCAGTTGGCAGTAAATCAGGCTACaaattcttctctctctcttctgtgGACAAATTAGAGCAGATCTATGAATGCA CTGACACAGAAGATGTGTGCATTGTGGAGAGGCTCTTCTCCAGTAGTCTGGTGGCCATAGTTAGCCTTAAAGCTCCACGCAAGCTGAAAGTTTGTCACTTCAAGAAGGGGACAGAGATTTGCAACTACAGTTACTCCAACACCATCTTGGCTGTCAAACTCAACAGACAG AGGCTGATAGTATGTCTGGAAGAGTCTCTGTATATACACAACATACGAGACATGAAGGTATTACATACAATCAGGGAGACACCTCCCAATCCTGCAG GGTTGTGTGCTTTGTCAATAAACAATGATAATTGCTACCTGGCCTATCCAGGAAGTGCAACTATTGGAGAAGTACAAGTCTTTGACACCATCAATCTG agagctgccaaTATGATCCCAGCTCATGATAGTCCCTTGGCTGCTTTGGCATTTGATGCAAGTGGTACTAAACTTGCCACAGCCTCAGAAAAG GGCACAGTAATAAGAGTGTTTTCCATTCCAGAGGGACAGAAACTCTTTGAATTCCGAAGGGGAGTGAAGAG GTGTGTGAGCATCTGTTCATTGGCTTTCAGCATGGATGGCATGTTTCTGTCTGCATCCAGTAACACGGAGACGGTGCATATCTTCAAACTTGAGACTGTGAAAGAAAA ACCTCAGGAAGAGCCTACAACCTGGACAGGTTACTTTGGAAAAGTGCTGATGGCCTCAACGAGCTACCTGCCCTCTCAAGTAACAGAGATGTTCAACCAGGGCAGAGCCTTTGCTACAGTCCGTCTGCCCTTCTGTGGGCACAAAAACATCTGTGCACTTGCCAC AATCCAGAAGATCCCCCGTTtgctggtgggagctgctgATGGGTATCTCTACATGTACAACTTAGACCCCCAGGAAGGAGGCGAGTGCACACTAATGAAGCAGCACAA GCTCGATGGCAGCATGGAGCCCGCCAACGAAATCCTGGAGTCTGCGTCCCACGACCGGCCGTTGGTAGCGCAGACGTACAGCGCTGCTGTGACTAAAG CCTATACAGATGacctgggtgctgtgggtggAGCTTGCCTGGAAGATGAAACCAACTCACTTAGATTGGATGAAGACAGTGAGCATCCTCCCATGATCCTTCGGACAGACTAA
- the WIPI2 gene encoding WD repeat domain phosphoinositide-interacting protein 2 isoform X3 yields MNLAGQSGDAGSGHLLFANFNQDNTSLAVGSKSGYKFFSLSSVDKLEQIYECTDTEDVCIVERLFSSSLVAIVSLKAPRKLKVCHFKKGTEICNYSYSNTILAVKLNRQRLIVCLEESLYIHNIRDMKVLHTIRETPPNPAGLCALSINNDNCYLAYPGSATIGEVQVFDTINLRAANMIPAHDSPLAALAFDASGTKLATASEKGTVIRVFSIPEGQKLFEFRRGVKRCVSICSLAFSMDGMFLSASSNTETVHIFKLETVKEKPQEEPTTWTGYFGKVLMASTSYLPSQVTEMFNQGRAFATVRLPFCGHKNICALATIQKIPRLLVGAADGYLYMYNLDPQEGGECTLMKQHKLDGSMEPANEILESASHDRPLVAQTYSAAVTKDGCVSWSTSAPSFA; encoded by the exons ATCCCTTGCAGTTGGCAGTAAATCAGGCTACaaattcttctctctctcttctgtgGACAAATTAGAGCAGATCTATGAATGCA CTGACACAGAAGATGTGTGCATTGTGGAGAGGCTCTTCTCCAGTAGTCTGGTGGCCATAGTTAGCCTTAAAGCTCCACGCAAGCTGAAAGTTTGTCACTTCAAGAAGGGGACAGAGATTTGCAACTACAGTTACTCCAACACCATCTTGGCTGTCAAACTCAACAGACAG AGGCTGATAGTATGTCTGGAAGAGTCTCTGTATATACACAACATACGAGACATGAAGGTATTACATACAATCAGGGAGACACCTCCCAATCCTGCAG GGTTGTGTGCTTTGTCAATAAACAATGATAATTGCTACCTGGCCTATCCAGGAAGTGCAACTATTGGAGAAGTACAAGTCTTTGACACCATCAATCTG agagctgccaaTATGATCCCAGCTCATGATAGTCCCTTGGCTGCTTTGGCATTTGATGCAAGTGGTACTAAACTTGCCACAGCCTCAGAAAAG GGCACAGTAATAAGAGTGTTTTCCATTCCAGAGGGACAGAAACTCTTTGAATTCCGAAGGGGAGTGAAGAG GTGTGTGAGCATCTGTTCATTGGCTTTCAGCATGGATGGCATGTTTCTGTCTGCATCCAGTAACACGGAGACGGTGCATATCTTCAAACTTGAGACTGTGAAAGAAAA ACCTCAGGAAGAGCCTACAACCTGGACAGGTTACTTTGGAAAAGTGCTGATGGCCTCAACGAGCTACCTGCCCTCTCAAGTAACAGAGATGTTCAACCAGGGCAGAGCCTTTGCTACAGTCCGTCTGCCCTTCTGTGGGCACAAAAACATCTGTGCACTTGCCAC AATCCAGAAGATCCCCCGTTtgctggtgggagctgctgATGGGTATCTCTACATGTACAACTTAGACCCCCAGGAAGGAGGCGAGTGCACACTAATGAAGCAGCACAA GCTCGATGGCAGCATGGAGCCCGCCAACGAAATCCTGGAGTCTGCGTCCCACGACCGGCCGTTGGTAGCGCAGACGTACAGCGCTGCTGTGACTAAAG ATGGCTGCGTGAGCTGGTCCACGTCCGCACCGAGCTTTGCGTAA
- the WIPI2 gene encoding WD repeat domain phosphoinositide-interacting protein 2 isoform X4, with amino-acid sequence MKVLHTIRETPPNPAGLCALSINNDNCYLAYPGSATIGEVQVFDTINLRAANMIPAHDSPLAALAFDASGTKLATASEKGTVIRVFSIPEGQKLFEFRRGVKRCVSICSLAFSMDGMFLSASSNTETVHIFKLETVKEKPQEEPTTWTGYFGKVLMASTSYLPSQVTEMFNQGRAFATVRLPFCGHKNICALATIQKIPRLLVGAADGYLYMYNLDPQEGGECTLMKQHKLDGSMEPANEILESASHDRPLVAQTYSAAVTKGTYVPSSPTRHAYTDDLGAVGGACLEDETNSLRLDEDSEHPPMILRTD; translated from the exons ATGAAGGTATTACATACAATCAGGGAGACACCTCCCAATCCTGCAG GGTTGTGTGCTTTGTCAATAAACAATGATAATTGCTACCTGGCCTATCCAGGAAGTGCAACTATTGGAGAAGTACAAGTCTTTGACACCATCAATCTG agagctgccaaTATGATCCCAGCTCATGATAGTCCCTTGGCTGCTTTGGCATTTGATGCAAGTGGTACTAAACTTGCCACAGCCTCAGAAAAG GGCACAGTAATAAGAGTGTTTTCCATTCCAGAGGGACAGAAACTCTTTGAATTCCGAAGGGGAGTGAAGAG GTGTGTGAGCATCTGTTCATTGGCTTTCAGCATGGATGGCATGTTTCTGTCTGCATCCAGTAACACGGAGACGGTGCATATCTTCAAACTTGAGACTGTGAAAGAAAA ACCTCAGGAAGAGCCTACAACCTGGACAGGTTACTTTGGAAAAGTGCTGATGGCCTCAACGAGCTACCTGCCCTCTCAAGTAACAGAGATGTTCAACCAGGGCAGAGCCTTTGCTACAGTCCGTCTGCCCTTCTGTGGGCACAAAAACATCTGTGCACTTGCCAC AATCCAGAAGATCCCCCGTTtgctggtgggagctgctgATGGGTATCTCTACATGTACAACTTAGACCCCCAGGAAGGAGGCGAGTGCACACTAATGAAGCAGCACAA GCTCGATGGCAGCATGGAGCCCGCCAACGAAATCCTGGAGTCTGCGTCCCACGACCGGCCGTTGGTAGCGCAGACGTACAGCGCTGCTGTGACTAAAGGTACATATGTGCCTTCCTCACCCACCAGGCATG CCTATACAGATGacctgggtgctgtgggtggAGCTTGCCTGGAAGATGAAACCAACTCACTTAGATTGGATGAAGACAGTGAGCATCCTCCCATGATCCTTCGGACAGACTAA